From the genome of Solidesulfovibrio carbinolicus, one region includes:
- the rho gene encoding transcription termination factor Rho produces the protein MNLSELKLKSMPELMDLAVQYNVENPNGMRKQELIFALLQSCASQNGAIFGEGVLEILPDGFGFLRSPMYSYMPGPDDIYISPSQIRRFGLRKGDVISGQIRPPKEGERYFALLRVGEIGFAPPEASRNLVLFDNLTPLYPDKRFVIENGAENYSSRVIDLLAPIGHGQRGIIVAPPRTGKTMLLQTLANSISANRPDVFLIVLLIDERPEEVTDMERTVKAEVVSSTFDEPPQRHVQVAEMVIEKAKRLVERKIDVVILLDSITRLGRAYNAVTPSSGRVLSGGLDANALQRPKRFFGAARNIEGGGSLTIISTALIDTGSRMDEVIFEEFKGTGNMEIYLDRHLSEKRVFPAIDINRSGTRKEELLLDPDVLNRVWILRKLLAPMSPIDSMEFLLGKMRGTKSNREFLDLMNR, from the coding sequence ATGAACCTTTCCGAGCTCAAGCTCAAAAGCATGCCCGAGCTCATGGACCTGGCGGTCCAGTACAACGTCGAAAACCCCAACGGCATGCGCAAGCAAGAGCTTATTTTTGCTCTGCTGCAGAGCTGCGCCTCCCAAAACGGGGCCATCTTCGGCGAAGGCGTACTGGAGATACTGCCCGACGGCTTCGGCTTCCTGCGCTCGCCCATGTACAGCTACATGCCCGGCCCGGATGACATCTATATTTCCCCCTCCCAGATCCGCCGGTTCGGCCTGCGCAAGGGCGACGTCATCTCCGGCCAGATCCGGCCGCCCAAGGAAGGCGAGCGCTACTTCGCCTTGCTGCGGGTCGGCGAAATCGGGTTCGCGCCTCCCGAAGCCTCACGAAATCTCGTGCTCTTCGACAACCTGACGCCCCTGTATCCCGACAAGCGCTTCGTAATCGAAAACGGCGCTGAAAACTATTCCTCCCGAGTCATCGATCTCCTCGCCCCCATCGGCCACGGCCAGCGCGGCATCATCGTCGCCCCGCCCCGCACCGGCAAGACCATGCTGCTCCAGACCCTGGCCAACTCCATCAGCGCCAACCGCCCCGACGTCTTTCTTATCGTGCTGCTCATCGACGAACGCCCCGAGGAAGTCACGGACATGGAGCGCACGGTCAAGGCCGAGGTCGTCTCCTCCACCTTTGACGAGCCGCCCCAGCGCCACGTCCAGGTCGCCGAGATGGTCATCGAAAAGGCCAAGCGCCTGGTCGAACGCAAAATCGACGTGGTGATCCTGCTCGATTCCATCACCCGCCTGGGCCGCGCCTACAACGCCGTCACCCCGTCCTCGGGACGTGTGCTCTCCGGCGGCCTCGACGCCAACGCCCTGCAGCGGCCCAAGCGCTTTTTCGGCGCGGCCCGCAACATCGAAGGCGGCGGCTCGCTGACCATCATTTCCACGGCGCTTATCGACACCGGCTCCCGCATGGACGAAGTCATTTTCGAAGAGTTCAAGGGCACCGGCAACATGGAAATCTACCTGGACCGCCATCTGTCCGAGAAGCGCGTCTTCCCGGCCATCGACATCAACCGGTCCGGCACCCGCAAGGAAGAGTTGCTCCTGGACCCCGACGTCCTCAACCGCGTCTGGATCCTGCGC
- a CDS encoding CarD family transcriptional regulator, producing MFSEEQLVVYPAQGVGRVERIETQVIGGASADFFIVRILSNNVTLMVPVKNAANVGLRPLCTAEQGAAIIESLKDRSDFTGYTGQNWNRRYREYSEKLKSGDLADVAYVLKELLLIGQNKELSFGERRLLEQATSLLTLELALALDKDQQDIKDVINEIFADVLQPKPEE from the coding sequence GTGTTTTCCGAGGAGCAGCTAGTCGTTTATCCGGCCCAGGGTGTGGGCAGGGTCGAACGGATCGAGACCCAGGTCATCGGGGGCGCCTCGGCCGACTTTTTCATTGTGCGCATCTTAAGCAACAATGTCACCTTGATGGTGCCGGTGAAAAACGCCGCCAACGTGGGGCTGCGGCCCCTGTGCACGGCCGAACAGGGCGCGGCCATCATCGAATCCCTCAAGGACCGCTCCGACTTCACCGGCTACACCGGGCAGAACTGGAACCGCCGCTACCGGGAGTATTCCGAGAAGCTCAAAAGCGGCGATCTGGCCGACGTGGCCTACGTGCTCAAGGAGCTGTTGCTCATTGGCCAGAACAAGGAACTGTCTTTTGGCGAGCGCCGGCTCCTCGAACAGGCCACCAGCCTGCTCACCCTGGAACTGGCCTTGGCCCTGGACAAAGACCAGCAGGACATCAAGGACGTGATAAACGAGATATTCGCCGACGTCCTGCAACCCAAACCCGAAGAATAG